The Thermodesulfobacteriota bacterium region TTATTTTAGGTATTATAGCAATAGCGTTTCTTCTTACGAGTGTAATAGGCTGGTGTCCTTCCTACGTGCCGTTCGGCATTTCGACAAAAAAGGAAATACGGTGAAGGGAAGGAAGTAAAATCTAAATGACCAGATACAAGTGGATGGGAATAGGACAAATATAGCTATATTAAACACTTAATATAACTAAAAAGGGGGGCGAAGAATGAGAGTAATTACATTGGGAGTATTTATATTTATGACCGGATTATTATTATTTGCAGACATTTTAGAAGCTGTTAATACAAAAGTAACTGTCAGGGCAAAGTCAAAAGATGCTAAGTTTATCGGTACCTCTATGGGAGGAGTGCTTGTCATTATAAGGGATAGTGAGACGGGGGAGATACTCGCAAAAGGCTTTACTATTGGGGAAACTGGAGATACTAAGAAAATAATGTTAGAGCCTCATAAAAGAGGTGCTATGTTATCGGATGAAACGGCAGCCAAATTCGAGACTACGATGGATATAGATGAACCAAAGCTTTTTACGGTTGAGGTTTATGCTCCTTATGCCCAAGGTCAATCTAAGATAAAATCTACAACCCAAGTTTGGCTCATTCCTGGAAAAGACATTGTTGGTGACGGGATCATTGTAGAAATTCCAGGATTTGCCGTTGATGCTCTTACACCTCAAGCTCACGAGACCTTTAAGCTCAAGGAAGGAAAGGTGGCTATTCCTATAAGAGCAAATGTTGTTATGATGTGCGGTTGTCCTGTAGAACCAGGAGGAATATGGGACGCAAATAAATATGAAGTAAAAGCCACAGTTAAGCACAATGGAGAAGTCATCGATACCCTACCTCTATCCTATGCCAATAAAACGAGCACCTTCGAAGGGAGATTAGATGTCACAAA contains the following coding sequences:
- a CDS encoding DUF2892 domain-containing protein: MRKNMGGIDRFLRVIIAIVIAVLYFADQISGTGAIILGIIAIAFLLTSVIGWCPSYVPFGISTKKEIR